Proteins found in one Paenibacillus dendritiformis genomic segment:
- the yfkAB gene encoding radical SAM/CxCxxxxC motif protein YfkAB, with protein MNQLEMERVKKKQRISPAYDPWDPIRSLRAYGRHVLTSVEMTVAQMCNMRCEHCAVGHTLMMSEPPKLPLSLMLKRLDEVEHLETLSITGGEPMFHLKTVTDYIVPILKYASERGIRTQINSNLTFDIGRYELVAPYLDVMHISFNYTCMEDFHAVGFTHTSHEVKSGAASRLYERMIDNTKRLSEAGMYISAESMINYRTHSQLSEIHQLIVEMGCQRHEVHPMYPSSFAQNLPVLPLSDLRQSIHRLLDTRHQDVWMLFGTLPFFACNTDEEDQKLLQRLRSEPMVTLRNDPDGRNRLNVNLFSGDVFVTDFADIPAFGSIYESRLDDIFNSWLQDHPLSRTVDCHCPAVACCGPNLLVADMYYKGVDFKTRTAQMPVLAE; from the coding sequence ATGAATCAACTAGAAATGGAACGAGTCAAGAAAAAGCAACGGATCAGCCCGGCGTATGATCCTTGGGATCCGATTCGCTCGTTGCGCGCGTACGGACGTCATGTCCTGACCAGCGTCGAGATGACGGTGGCCCAGATGTGCAACATGCGCTGCGAGCATTGCGCAGTTGGGCACACACTCATGATGAGCGAGCCGCCGAAGCTGCCGCTCTCCCTCATGCTCAAGCGGCTGGACGAGGTCGAGCATCTGGAGACGCTCAGCATTACGGGCGGAGAGCCGATGTTCCATCTGAAGACCGTAACCGACTATATCGTTCCAATATTAAAATACGCCAGCGAACGAGGCATACGGACCCAGATCAACTCGAATTTGACCTTCGATATCGGCCGCTATGAACTGGTCGCTCCCTATTTGGACGTCATGCACATTTCGTTCAACTATACGTGCATGGAAGATTTTCATGCGGTCGGGTTCACTCATACAAGCCATGAGGTCAAGTCCGGGGCCGCGTCCCGGTTGTACGAGCGGATGATCGACAATACGAAGCGGCTGAGCGAGGCGGGAATGTACATTTCGGCCGAGTCGATGATCAACTACCGGACTCACAGCCAACTGAGCGAGATTCATCAGCTTATCGTCGAGATGGGCTGCCAACGCCATGAGGTACATCCGATGTACCCAAGCTCGTTCGCGCAGAATCTTCCGGTGCTGCCACTGTCCGATCTGAGACAGTCGATACACCGGCTGCTCGACACCCGTCACCAGGACGTCTGGATGCTGTTCGGGACGCTTCCTTTCTTCGCTTGCAATACGGACGAAGAAGACCAGAAGCTCCTTCAGCGCCTCCGCTCCGAGCCGATGGTCACGCTGCGGAACGATCCGGACGGGCGCAACCGGTTGAATGTCAACCTGTTCAGCGGCGATGTCTTCGTGACCGACTTCGCGGACATCCCGGCCTTCGGCAGCATTTACGAGAGCCGGCTGGACGATATTTTCAATTCCTGGCTGCAGGACCACCCGCTGTCCCGCACGGTCGACTGCCATTGCCCGGCGGTCGCCTGCTGCGGACCGAATCTGCTCGTCGCAGACATGTATTACAAGGGCGTCGATTTCAAGACGAGAACAGCCCAAATGCCAGTCTTGGCGGAATAA
- a CDS encoding MMPL family transporter — protein MSLLALQVPSMLKDNGFTPTGSESEQGLSILRSEVGLSSTTMDIVYESRDGSSLMTEDTFRQIEQRFSGLKQEPYVSDVRIRKEGRQDDARQDVVAVHVILNLDTNEALDRYPEIRSQIPDLPQADTYVSGSTPVYYDMQEASKRDIVKSELIGLPIALVVLLAVFGTLLAGLLPLIVGVVSVTTTLGLIYFISFATDSLSNFLPNVVTMLGLAVGIDYALFMVSRFREELRQHGSVEAAVAMTAQKAGRSIFFSGVAVLIGLVAMAFIDLALFRSLSLGGVLVVTMSVIVGNSLLLALLGVFGERINRFPVIPARFRSRDADGGSTFWRRIAHSVMKRPITIVIILFVLLTGLALPMAGMNIGIPDAEMLPPKYESRAGSDLVNEAYDKRELNPILVALRTEQPYTDAGTIRQAEAWQAELSRMDGVRRVDSYVSLMSRLPSPEAMAEALKDPALRAQLEGSHLAKERLIVMQVIPDGDPEGQEVRDLVHSLRNWELQSGMTAKYVTGGPAVQLDIIERITGALPYVVVFILIVTYLVLFIAFRSVLLPLKAVVMNILSLGSSLGIVVLVFQHGYLADLFQVTSTGMVVAMLPVIIFCVVFGISMDYEVFLLSRIAEEYERTGHNEHSTADGLMKTGGIITSAAFILIVVVGAFIFTDNEMMKAIGLGLATSVLLDATLIRIFLVPSLMKLMGRANWWAPKRFRHKEKKNAA, from the coding sequence ATGTCTCTCTTGGCCCTGCAGGTTCCTTCGATGCTCAAGGACAACGGATTTACGCCAACCGGCAGCGAATCGGAGCAGGGGCTGTCCATACTGCGCAGCGAGGTCGGGCTCTCTTCGACGACGATGGATATCGTCTACGAGAGCCGGGATGGCTCCTCCTTGATGACGGAAGATACATTCCGGCAAATAGAACAACGATTTTCCGGACTGAAGCAGGAGCCGTACGTCAGCGATGTCCGCATTCGCAAGGAAGGGCGGCAGGATGATGCCCGACAGGATGTCGTCGCCGTCCACGTCATTCTCAATCTGGATACGAACGAAGCGTTGGATAGATATCCGGAGATCCGCAGCCAGATACCGGATCTTCCGCAGGCTGACACCTATGTTAGCGGATCGACCCCCGTCTATTACGATATGCAGGAAGCAAGCAAGCGGGACATTGTGAAGTCGGAGCTGATTGGACTGCCGATTGCGCTCGTTGTCCTGCTCGCCGTCTTCGGCACGCTGCTGGCCGGATTGCTGCCGCTTATCGTCGGTGTTGTCAGTGTGACCACCACCCTTGGTCTGATCTACTTCATCTCGTTCGCAACGGATTCGCTCAGCAACTTTCTCCCGAATGTCGTGACGATGCTCGGGCTCGCCGTCGGGATAGATTATGCGCTGTTCATGGTAAGCCGCTTCCGGGAAGAGCTGCGGCAGCATGGCTCGGTCGAAGCGGCGGTGGCGATGACCGCCCAGAAAGCGGGGCGCTCGATCTTTTTCTCCGGCGTGGCGGTGCTGATCGGGCTGGTGGCGATGGCGTTCATCGATCTCGCTTTGTTCCGTTCCTTGAGCTTGGGCGGCGTGCTCGTCGTGACGATGTCCGTCATCGTAGGCAACTCGCTGCTGCTGGCTCTGTTGGGCGTATTCGGCGAGCGCATCAATCGCTTCCCGGTCATTCCGGCGCGGTTCCGCAGCCGGGATGCGGATGGAGGCAGTACCTTCTGGCGCCGAATCGCGCATAGCGTCATGAAGCGGCCGATTACGATTGTCATCATCCTGTTCGTCCTGCTGACCGGTCTCGCGCTGCCGATGGCTGGGATGAATATAGGCATTCCGGACGCGGAGATGCTGCCGCCGAAGTATGAGTCGCGAGCCGGCTCCGATCTGGTGAACGAGGCATATGACAAGCGGGAACTGAACCCGATTCTCGTCGCGCTGCGGACGGAGCAGCCCTATACGGATGCCGGGACGATCCGGCAGGCGGAAGCCTGGCAGGCCGAGCTGAGCCGGATGGATGGAGTGCGGCGCGTCGACAGTTACGTAAGCCTGATGAGCAGGCTGCCCAGCCCGGAGGCAATGGCGGAGGCCTTGAAGGATCCTGCCCTGCGCGCCCAATTAGAGGGCAGCCATCTAGCGAAGGAGCGGCTTATCGTCATGCAGGTCATTCCCGATGGCGATCCGGAAGGGCAGGAAGTGCGCGATCTCGTTCACAGCTTACGGAATTGGGAGCTCCAGAGCGGAATGACCGCCAAATATGTGACAGGCGGACCGGCGGTGCAGCTCGACATTATCGAGCGGATTACGGGGGCGCTTCCTTATGTCGTCGTCTTCATCCTGATCGTGACCTACCTGGTATTGTTCATCGCCTTCCGCTCGGTACTGCTTCCCCTGAAGGCGGTGGTGATGAACATATTGAGTCTCGGATCGAGCCTCGGCATCGTCGTGCTTGTCTTCCAGCACGGATATTTGGCCGATCTGTTCCAGGTCACGTCGACCGGCATGGTGGTTGCGATGCTGCCGGTCATCATATTTTGCGTCGTCTTCGGCATATCGATGGATTATGAAGTCTTCCTGTTGTCGCGGATTGCCGAGGAATACGAGCGTACGGGACATAACGAGCACAGTACGGCCGACGGCCTCATGAAGACCGGCGGAATCATTACGAGCGCCGCCTTCATTTTGATCGTCGTCGTAGGCGCCTTTATTTTCACGGATAATGAAATGATGAAAGCGATCGGCCTCGGGCTGGCCACTTCGGTTCTGCTCGATGCGACCTTGATCCGCATCTTCCTCGTGCCCTCGCTGATGAAGCTGATGGGGCGGGCCAATTGGTGGGCACCGAAGCGGTTCCGGCACAAGGAGAAGAAGAATGCGGCCTAA